The Deltaproteobacteria bacterium DNA window TGATTTTAGGCAGGTGCGTGGTCATGTCGAGAACGGTTGATCCGATCCCGCCTGCTGTTTCCCCTGCGTCCAGGATCAGATCGATCCTGTCTCCGAAATAGGCCGTGACTTCTTCGGCATGACAGCAGGGAGGGGCGCCCGAAGGGTTGGCGCTGGTCCCGGTGATGGGTCCCCGGATGGCCCGAGCCAGTGCGGTAGGGATGGGGTGACCGGACAATCGGACGCCGATGGTTTTGGTTCCGCCGGTGAGGAGGGGCGAGATCTTTTTAGATGCCTCCAGGATCAGGGTCAGGCCCCCGGGCCAGAACTCCCGGATCAAAGGGACGGCGGCCGGGGGGATGCGGGTCACATAATCTCTCAAGGATTCGGCGGAGGGGATCAGGATTAAGACCGGCTGTCCCGGGTCCCGGTGTTTCAAGGAAAACAGCT harbors:
- a CDS encoding threonylcarbamoyl-AMP synthase, producing MIIRLDPAVNQDQVIQQAKKVLLQGGLVACPTESFYGLAVDAGNETAIRKLFSLKHRDPGQPVLILIPSAESLRDYVTRIPPAAVPLIREFWPGGLTLILEASKKISPLLTGGTKTIGVRLSGHPIPTALARAIRGPITGTSANPSGAPPCCHAEEVTAYFGDRIDLILDAGETAGGIGSTVLDMTTHLPKIIRDGMIPRRELEKIIKAVTPPAVSP